The following coding sequences are from one Salinicoccus sp. Bachu38 window:
- a CDS encoding YwhD family protein, giving the protein MTNDSNGKKPGFQFNILKNDPLDGHKGQNIGSISLENVAPVYVNKDTGEVFIDMGGLHARAEVERRVKWVTDRSEVEGEDAESYWLVWVSVERMDVGPVYSGVAACFEMVNRTKRRGYKLMPEHVNMMDRSMKGKIDLNDMDPGSRSALKSFLISHNKEIWDNSEALQEEMKND; this is encoded by the coding sequence ATGACGAATGATTCTAACGGCAAAAAACCTGGATTCCAGTTCAATATTCTTAAGAACGATCCCCTTGATGGGCACAAGGGTCAAAATATCGGCTCGATCAGCCTGGAGAACGTCGCTCCCGTCTATGTAAATAAGGACACTGGTGAAGTGTTCATTGATATGGGTGGATTGCATGCCCGAGCCGAAGTGGAACGGCGTGTAAAATGGGTGACCGACCGGTCCGAAGTCGAAGGGGAGGACGCGGAATCCTACTGGCTGGTATGGGTGAGCGTCGAGCGGATGGACGTGGGTCCGGTATACAGCGGAGTGGCAGCATGTTTCGAGATGGTCAACAGGACGAAACGCCGTGGGTACAAGCTGATGCCTGAGCATGTCAACATGATGGACCGTTCCATGAAGGGGAAGATCGACCTGAACGACATGGATCCGGGCAGCCGATCTGCCCTGAAATCCTTCCTCATTTCCCACAATAAAGAAATATGGGACAATTCGGAAGCACTTCAGGAAGAGATGAAAAATGACTAA